In Nocardia sp. NBC_00403, the DNA window GTCAAAGGCGTCCGCGATGTGGTCTCCGGCCTGATCTTGCTCGCCTTGCTCGCGGCCGGGCAGCGGCGCGCCGTCGGCGTCGCCACGCTCACCGTCGCCCTCATCCCGACCGGCGACATGCTCACCATCCTGCTGCGCCACGGTTCCACTGCCACCGCCCTGAGTGTGCACGGCCTCACCGCCGCCCTGGTGGCCGCCAGCGGCGCGCTGCTGCTGCGCCGTGAAAGCCGGTGAGCGCCCGATGAAGACACTGCTCAATACCGCTCACATCTACATGATCATCGGCCTGATCTCCGGGTTCTACTACCGCGAGATCACCAAGCTCGAACATTTCACCGGGAAGTCGCAGCTCAGTGTCATGCACACCCACCTGCTGGCGCTGGGCATGCTGTTCTTCCTCATCGTGCTGGCCTTGGAGAAGCAGTTCACGCTCAGCGCCCGGAAAAGCCTGTACGGCTGGTTCTTCCGGCTGTACAACGTCGGCCTGGTCATCACCGTCGCGGCCATGACGCTGCACGGCACCCTCACCGTGCTGGGCAAGAGCAGTGGTGAGGCGATCGCGCTCGTCTCGGGTGTGGGCCACATCCTGCTGACCGCCGGGCTGGTCCTGTTCTTCATCACCCTCGGCAAATCTATCGACGACAGCCGAACACCGTGCACCGCAGCGGTATTCGCCGAACAGGAGGCATCGTGACCACCGGCCGGGACAGCGCGCTGTGGACGCGGGACGCGGTCTCGCTCGCTGCGCTGATCGCCGAGGGCGCCGTCACCGCGGCCCAGGTCGTCGAGGCGCATCTCGAGCGCATCGAGCAGGTCGATTCCGAAATCGGCGCGCTCACCACGGTATTCGCCGAGACCGCGCGTGCGGAGGCGGCCGCGGCCGACCGCAGGGGGCCGACCGGGCCGCTGCACGGGGTTCCGGTCACCGTCAAGAACAACCTCGATGTCGCGGGCAGCCCGACCACCTGGGGCGTGGCGGCCCTCGGACAGGCCGTCGCGACAGCGGACGCACCCGCGGTGTCCGCACTACGGCGAGCCGGGGCGATCGTCATCGGGCGAACGAACATGCCAGACTTTGCCACTCGCTGGCACACCGACAACGACGAGGCGGGCCCGACGGTGAATCCGTGGTACCCGACCCGCAGCCCGGGCGGTTCCAGCGGTGGTGACGCCGCTGCGGTAGCGGCGGGCATGACACCCCTCGGCCTGGGCACCGACTTCGGCGGTTCACTGCGGATACCCGCCGCGTTCTGCGGAGTCGCCTCGCTGCGTACCACACCCGGCCGGGTGGCGGTGGCCTCGAGCCTGCCCGGGGCCGCACCCGCACCGACAAACCAATTGTTCGCGGCGCCAGGGCCGTTGGCGCGCAGCGTGCGCGATCTGACGACCGCCTTGGAGGTCCTCAGCAACAGCGCTGACGTGCGCGACCCCGGATGGATTCCGGTGTGTGACGCGACGGACACCGCGCTGCCCGCGGTCGCCGTCACGCTCGGTGACGATATCGATCCGCAGGTGCGGGCCGCGGTACTCGGCTGCGCCGACGCCCTCGAACGCGCGGGATATCCGGTAGCCGAACTGGATCCGCCGCAATTGGGCGAGGTGGCGGCGGACTACGGCCGATTGGTCTCCACCGAGGTGGTGGTCCAGCGCCGCGAAGCCATGCGGCGAGTCGGCAGCGCCGGACTGAACACCTTCATGGACGCGGCGATCGATCTGTTCCCGCCGCTGGATCTGGCGGGCTACATGACCGCGCTGGGTGAGCGCCTCACCCGCCGCGCGGCCTGGTCCCGCTTCCTCGCGGAGCATCCGATCGTGCTCGGCCCGGTCTCGGACGAACTGCCCTGGCCGGTCGGCTACGACCTCGGCGGCACCGCACAAGTCGCGACCATGTATGCGGCGCACCGCCTCACGATCGCCGCCAACTACCTGGCCCTGCCCGCGGTCACGGTCCCCGCGGGCGTCTCGGCCGAGGGTCTTCCCATCGGGGTCCAGTTGATCACCGCCCCATTCGCCGAGCGCCGCGCGCTGACTGCCGCCGCCCATATCGAGGTGGCCTTTCCGATGCCCACACCCATCTCCCCGGCAACCGACCCGACCACCCGGCGCCCTGCCCCGAGCCAGGCTCCGTCCAGTGGCTCGCGCACGACGTGGTGAATATTTCGTAGCGAAGGGAATCCAGATGTCACACAACACATTGCGATCCGCCGTGCGCGGCCGAGTACTGCTGCCGGGCGATGAAGAGTTCGATACCGCACGGACGCCGTGGAATCTGAATATCGACCAGCCGGTCGCGGCGGTCGTGCACGTCGAAGACGCGGACGATATGGCCGCCGTGGTCGGCTACGCGCGCGAAGCGGGCCTGTCGGTGACCGCCCAGCCCAACGGCCACGGCGCTTCCCGCGCCAACTTCCCGATTCCCCACTGAACCTTCGGTTTCGATCCCGAGGTCAGGCACCTCTGCACAGCACTGCCCCGCCGATCGTGATCGGCGGGGCAGTGCTGTGCCTGCGATCAGCTATCGCAACCCCGGTGAGGCCGAATCCTGTTACTGCAGTTGGCGACTCGGGGGCGCGGGTAGTCCCCGACCACTTCAGAGCCGGAGACAGCTAACCACGGAACATACTCTCTGGCACACACACCATGTCGAGAAGCTGGTGTCGGTGCGGAGTTAGCCGAGATCGGCGCACGCTAGCCACAAGTTGTCGCAGTTCAATGGCGATCCTCAGGGCATCGCGAACACTGCGACGCCGCTTCCGCAGCTCAACGCTTTGTGTACAAGCGCATTCGACCAATCGGCTTGGCTGATCGACAACAGAACCCCAGGTCCAGGGGTCGCAGGTTCGAACCCGGGTTCGTTCCAGATAACGGCCAGGTCGGAGCCGAACACGACGCCGAGTCCTACTCCGAACTGGTGCAGCATGCGCGGAGCCCACGACTGTTGCCGGTGCAGACAGAGGACTTGCGCTTCGGACTGCTCGACGGCCCAGACCGGATGGACCCGGAGATCCTCAACCTCGACGTGCGCGTCAGCGCGACCCGGTAGGTACCGTCATGTGGCCTGCGGGTTGCAACATATAAGGTGGACAAGATCATTCGTCGAGGATCTGATGCTTCTGATATCGAAAGGTCTTACATGTCCATCGGTTCGTTGTCACGTGTCCTGTCTTCCGTCTGTGCCAGTGCGGCACCGTTACTCCTGTTCGCACCTGCCGCTGTCGCCGCCCCGGATAGCCCTTACAGCTGCTCGGGCTCATACCTGTCGAGCGATGGCTCCGCAGAAGTACAGTCATGCATTTACGCCGAGAATGGGGTACCCCGGGCATTCGGCGGCCTCACGATCAAATCTGGCGACATCACGCCCGAATCCGATTGCACCATGGTCGTGACCATTGTGGATTACAACGCGTATGAGACCGGGGCGAACGAGCAGGTCGCGACCAGCGGCCCATTTCATTGCTCGAACGGCAAGTATCCCTCCCCGCCGTTGACTGTGGACACAGCGCTGGCGAAGCCCGGGCATCGCTATCGCAGTTTCACCGAAGTCACCAAAGATGGCCAGGGGATCGCTCGTATCTACAGCCCGGACTTGAATCTGTAGACCGGATTCGAGAGTCAGCCCCGGTCGCCGGTGATAAGTCGGGCCGTCGGCGACCGGAGCGGATCGATTCGACCGACCCGTACCGGTCCACAAGATCACGCAGCTCCTATGTAGCTGTGCACGTAGGAGTGGATGTTCAGCCGACGCGCGACTGCCCGAAATGAGCTCAGCTAGTTGATCTCTGGGCAAGGCGCGTGGCCGTTTCGATCCGCGCGCCACGCGGCTACTCACCAGGTGGGTCTGAGATCATTCCGACTTTGTCGGACGCCGACAGCTGCTACTTATTCGACGATGAGCCGTTGGGGTGCTGCTGGCGCGTTGCCCGCAGGCCCTGTTCGGCATTGGCCACCAGTTGCACGCGTGATTGTGCGCCGCGCTTGGCCAGTATGGCCGAGACGTGCGACTCCACTGTGCGTTGTGAAAGGTATGTCCGAGCCGCGATTTCCGAGTTGCTGTGGCCCAAGGCAATCAATTCTGCCACGCGTTTTTCGGCAGGTGTCAGCGCTGGCTGCCCGGTGTTGGTGTGACCGCTCAGACGGTTGCGGCCTCGACGAATTCCGAACTGGCGCAGGCGCGCATCGGCCCGTGTGATGCCCATAGCCGCCCCGAGGGTCGAGTACTGATCTACCGCTCGGTACAGCGCGGCACGTGCATCGCCCCGGCGCCCCGATGCGCCGAGCAGCGTAGCCAGGTTCTCGCACGCCTGCCCGACGTAGTGTGGACGGCCCGCGGCCCGGAATTCGGCTTCGGCCGACTCGACCAATGTCGGCTTACTGTCGGCAAGCCCGCGACAAAGGAGTGCTGTGCCACGGCGGGCAGCAGTCGAATATCGACTCTCCCACTGCTCAGCAAGCAAAGCCACCTGCGTTGAGATCTTCGAATCTCCGGCAGTCACCGCCATCCGAGCGAGGTCTGGATAAACGTAATAGCGCAACGCCATCGTGGCACCGTCAGCTGTGTCATCACAGAGCACTACCAGTCGCTTGATCGCGTCCGCTAACTGTCCGTTTGCTTCGTCTACCAGCGCTCGGGCCCATGACCACACGAATTGCTGCTCGCAGGTGTCCGAGGCTTCGCGGAAATCGACCGGATCCAATATTTCCGCGCCGATGATGCCGCGATTGATCTCGATCAGTGTGGTCCAGCTTCGCGTCGTAGGGTCGTCGACTCCTACAGGCGAAGATGATTCGGTCTGACCCTCGGCAACCACGTCCCAGTTGCCGGTGAGGAATCGAAGCCTTGCACGAGCCCGCCATGACTGCGGTGGGTCGATTCCCGGTTCCACGCGACCGAGTTCGAAGGAGCGATTCAGCGTGTCCTCTGCCTCGGTCGTGCGACCCAATTCGATCAGGCACAAAGCGCGAACCGCGAAAAGGTCGAATGCCAGTGGCTGCCACTGCAACAGGACACCGCAATAGCGGTGGTCGTCGGCTACTACGTCGCCCAATTCGATGGCCTCGTCCAACAGGCCCTCGTGGTAGCGGATCATCCCCAGCACGTGGCGACCGAGTCCTATTGCCGTCGTGTCGTTTTCCGACTCGCCAACCGAGATAGCCTCGGCAGCGGCCGCCTCGGCGTCAGTGGTGCGCTGGCGGGCCAACAGAATCAGGGCCGCCAGACCGGATAACCTGCCTCGCAAAGCCTCGTGGCGATCGACCCGATCGATGGCCGTATTGATTGTCTCCAGCGCATCGGTGAAGCGACCTTGGGTGTATTCCACGTAGGCGCAGAGCCACACCATGTCGGCGACCTCGCGGAGGTGACGATCCGACCGGCGTGCGTGCTCCAGCGCCGATCGAACAGCAGGGACCGCCGCAGCAGCGCGACCGCAGCGCAGCAGCGCTCGCACCCGCCACACGCACAACACCTCAACGATGTCGTCGTCTGGTAGCCCGACCGCGCAGGCTCGTGCCAGCAGGCGGACTGCGAGTCGCGAGTCCTGCAAGGTCAGAACGGCCGCGACTGCGGCAATCCATTCGAGGAGGTCTTGGTCGAACGATGCTCTGGCTTCCAACAAGTAGCGTGCGATTCGCTGGTCGGATACGCCGGCTGGGATGAGCCGGCGAGCTGCGTCCAGGGGCATTCGCGCGCGGTCCGGTGCAGGCAGACGATTGGCGAAGGTCGTGCGTAGCGCATTGTCCCGAAAGGTCAACGCATCACCCATATGCTGCAGAACACCGCAGTCCACCGCAGCGTCGAGCATCACCCATATCGTGAGCAATGGCTGGTCGAGGATGATCGCGAGTTCAACGGGCTCGATGTCCGGCCCGACCGCGGCTGCCGTTGACAATACGTTCTGCACAGCTGGATCCAGATAGTCCAACTGCCTCGAGTCCTCCATAACCAGTCCTCCCAGGCCAGGTCTACGGCAGTCTTGTCTCCAGTCACAACGCTCGTCAATGGCCGGTACTCCCTCACGTGGGTATTAGGGATCGGTAGTGTCGAGTCTTTTACACTGATGGTTGTGGTTAGCAGCGCGAACGGCGAGTTACACGGCCGTATGGACGAAATCGCGTTCGCGACTGAGTTGATCACCCAGGCACAGGCGGGCAACGGTAACGTCGCGACGATTATTGGCGAGCCCGGAATCGGGAAGACCGCGCTGCTGAGCTTGCTGCGCAACGAGGCGGCACACCGGGGTTTCCGAGTGCTTGCCGGAGCGGCGACCCACCTCGACAAGCACGTGTCATTCGCCGGCCTACGTGCCTGTTTCGAGGGGCATATTGGGCCACACGAACTGCTCATTGACAGAGTACTCACGCTGCTCAGCGGGGCCGAAAGAGCGGAAGGTGGCCTCCTCGGCCGAGAACTCGCGATCACCGAGTCGCTGTTGGCCCTCATGGACCACTGGTGCGCTGCAGCTCCAGTGGCCGTCATCGTGGACGACGTGCAATGGGCCGACGGCTCCACTATGAAGGTGTTACAGCACCTGAGCCGATATGCCGTCCAGCAGCCGGTTCTGCTGTTGATAGCGACTCGTCGATCGCAGTTGCCGACGGTCCTCGCCGAACTGGATTCGAGCGGCGGGCACCACATCGAGCTGGCACCGTTGAGCGAGCCCGCGGTGGTGGCAATGGTGGCACAGACGCTCGAGCGAGCACCCGAACCGGTCGAGCTGGCGGCCGTCGCCAGGGCTGGCGGAAATCCGCTCTATGTGACCGAAATACTGGCGGGAATCATGCCTACGTCAACGCTTCCGACCGTCAGGCAGCCACCTAACTCTCCTGAGGATGTCATTGAGGCGAGGCTTGCGCTGCTCCCCGCGACCGCGCGTCAGGTGCTGTCGGTTGCGTCTGTGTTAGTGCCGAATATTGCAACGACAGAGCTCGCGGAAGTGCTCGATGCTCCCGCTGGGCATATCGACTCCGTCGTGAAATTGGCGCTCGAGGCCGGATTGCTGGCCGGTACCCCAGAACGGTTCACCTTTCGCCACGATCTCATCCAACAAGTCCTAGCTGAGCGTGTGCCACAGGCGACCCAGCGGAACCTGCACGATCGGGCCGCGCTGATACTAGCAGCGAACGAGGCCTCCCCCGAACGCGTCGCGGGCCACCTGGTGCAAGCTGCTTACCATATGGTCAACCCAACAATGGAAACTTGGCTGCTCGACAATATGAGCGGGCTTGCCCTCCGGGCACCGGAACTCGCGGCCGACTTGATCGAGCGCACCCTACCGAGGGTCTCGCGTGCGTCCAACACCTACCGGGCATTGTGGGAGCACTATATTCGCGCGCTGCTGACGAAAGGCAGCTCGAGTGAGGCCGAAGCGTCGATTCGCGCATTATTGCGGTCGAACGAGCCCTTGGAGCAACTGCCGTCATTCACCGCAGTCCTCTGGTGGCTTCTCACGATGGCTTGCATCGGGCAAGGCAAGCTGGACGAGACGATATCGACGATTCGGCAGGTGACGGAACGGCATGTACTCACCGAGTCGGAGCTCTCCCGCTATACCGGGCTTGCCAGTATCTGCCATTATCTGCTCGGTCGGCTGGAACCGGCCGAGTTCGCAGCGAAAGACGCTTTCACCCACGGCGACTTCGGAAATCACGGTGCGGTGACATTGGGATCCCTGGCCTACGTCAGCGGTCGGCTGGACGAAGCATTGAGCTACGGCAAACTCGTCGTGCACGGTTACCAGACGCAACCACTCGATGACAAATCGGATCAGTTCGATCCCTATACGCTGCAAGGCAACAGTCTTACCGAATTGGACCGCTACCCCGAAGCTCTCCACCTTCATGGAGTAGCGATGCTGCACGGATACCAACACCAGGGCACGTTCATCGCGTCGAGCTTGTACGCTCGGGCACGGATCCATTTCCTCACCGGCAATTGGGATGACAGCCTGGCCGAAATCGAGGCGTGCGCCGACACGCCGGACCCCATGGACTTCGGTCCGACAGGACTAGCTCTGGCCGACTTGATCGCCGTGCGACGTGGCAGCCCGGCGGCCCGTCCGTGCTCGCCGACCGAGGGATTCGGCGACCGCGACCGAAAACCGTGGCAGGCGTGGACGCACGCCCTCCTACTCGAACGCGACGGCAAACTGGAACACGCCCAGCAAGTGCTCGCCGAAATATGCTCGCAGACCTTGGGCGTGCCGACGTTATATTACCTGTTCCCGGATCTGGCTCGTCTTGCCTTCACGTGCGACAACAACGCACTCTCCCATGAGATCGCAGCGAAAGCCGAACTGTTGGCCGAGATATCGACACCAACGCACAGCCGCCGCGGTACAGCGTTGTACTGCCGCGGTCTGGCGGATAGTCGGCGCGACTTGCTCGACGCGGCGGCCGACGCGTTCCGCAGTGCAGGGCGACCGCTCTACGAAGCATTGGCTCGCGAAGCCCTCGCTGCCGCCCTGGCGGCCGATGGACATCGAACTGACGCACGAAAATCGCTGGTAACGGCCATCGCGAACTATCAACGGCTCGACGCGTATTGGGACATGGCCCGCGCCGAATCAACATTGCGCAAACATGGAGTCCGCCTCGGTCAGGTCGGCCCCCGCAACCGACCCAAAACAGGTTGGGCATCATTGACTCCCACCGAGCACCGAGTCGCGAAGCTGGTCGCCGAGGGCCATTCCAATGCGGCGATCGGCACTCAAATGGTCCTGTCACGGCGAACCGTCCAATCTCATGTATCCAGCATCCTGACCAAGCTCGCGGCACAATCCCGGGTTCAGATCGCGATCGAATTCCATCGCCAGCGCTGAGGCAACGTCGAAGGCTCCTTGCACTGTCTCTAGCTGGATTGGCCGATGTTTCGGTATGCCCACCTATGGTCCACTCGTCCCATG includes these proteins:
- a CDS encoding DUF4267 domain-containing protein; the encoded protein is MSVLQNTESVVSVRNSRRLGERLGTAGAVMGAAFIIAVGAGYLLAPQAMAPGFGFTDWPHGEANGFLNVKGVRDVVSGLILLALLAAGQRRAVGVATLTVALIPTGDMLTILLRHGSTATALSVHGLTAALVAASGALLLRRESR
- a CDS encoding LuxR C-terminal-related transcriptional regulator, whose protein sequence is MEDSRQLDYLDPAVQNVLSTAAAVGPDIEPVELAIILDQPLLTIWVMLDAAVDCGVLQHMGDALTFRDNALRTTFANRLPAPDRARMPLDAARRLIPAGVSDQRIARYLLEARASFDQDLLEWIAAVAAVLTLQDSRLAVRLLARACAVGLPDDDIVEVLCVWRVRALLRCGRAAAAVPAVRSALEHARRSDRHLREVADMVWLCAYVEYTQGRFTDALETINTAIDRVDRHEALRGRLSGLAALILLARQRTTDAEAAAAEAISVGESENDTTAIGLGRHVLGMIRYHEGLLDEAIELGDVVADDHRYCGVLLQWQPLAFDLFAVRALCLIELGRTTEAEDTLNRSFELGRVEPGIDPPQSWRARARLRFLTGNWDVVAEGQTESSSPVGVDDPTTRSWTTLIEINRGIIGAEILDPVDFREASDTCEQQFVWSWARALVDEANGQLADAIKRLVVLCDDTADGATMALRYYVYPDLARMAVTAGDSKISTQVALLAEQWESRYSTAARRGTALLCRGLADSKPTLVESAEAEFRAAGRPHYVGQACENLATLLGASGRRGDARAALYRAVDQYSTLGAAMGITRADARLRQFGIRRGRNRLSGHTNTGQPALTPAEKRVAELIALGHSNSEIAARTYLSQRTVESHVSAILAKRGAQSRVQLVANAEQGLRATRQQHPNGSSSNK
- a CDS encoding DUF2871 domain-containing protein, whose amino-acid sequence is MKTLLNTAHIYMIIGLISGFYYREITKLEHFTGKSQLSVMHTHLLALGMLFFLIVLALEKQFTLSARKSLYGWFFRLYNVGLVITVAAMTLHGTLTVLGKSSGEAIALVSGVGHILLTAGLVLFFITLGKSIDDSRTPCTAAVFAEQEAS
- a CDS encoding ATP-binding protein: MVSSANGELHGRMDEIAFATELITQAQAGNGNVATIIGEPGIGKTALLSLLRNEAAHRGFRVLAGAATHLDKHVSFAGLRACFEGHIGPHELLIDRVLTLLSGAERAEGGLLGRELAITESLLALMDHWCAAAPVAVIVDDVQWADGSTMKVLQHLSRYAVQQPVLLLIATRRSQLPTVLAELDSSGGHHIELAPLSEPAVVAMVAQTLERAPEPVELAAVARAGGNPLYVTEILAGIMPTSTLPTVRQPPNSPEDVIEARLALLPATARQVLSVASVLVPNIATTELAEVLDAPAGHIDSVVKLALEAGLLAGTPERFTFRHDLIQQVLAERVPQATQRNLHDRAALILAANEASPERVAGHLVQAAYHMVNPTMETWLLDNMSGLALRAPELAADLIERTLPRVSRASNTYRALWEHYIRALLTKGSSSEAEASIRALLRSNEPLEQLPSFTAVLWWLLTMACIGQGKLDETISTIRQVTERHVLTESELSRYTGLASICHYLLGRLEPAEFAAKDAFTHGDFGNHGAVTLGSLAYVSGRLDEALSYGKLVVHGYQTQPLDDKSDQFDPYTLQGNSLTELDRYPEALHLHGVAMLHGYQHQGTFIASSLYARARIHFLTGNWDDSLAEIEACADTPDPMDFGPTGLALADLIAVRRGSPAARPCSPTEGFGDRDRKPWQAWTHALLLERDGKLEHAQQVLAEICSQTLGVPTLYYLFPDLARLAFTCDNNALSHEIAAKAELLAEISTPTHSRRGTALYCRGLADSRRDLLDAAADAFRSAGRPLYEALAREALAAALAADGHRTDARKSLVTAIANYQRLDAYWDMARAESTLRKHGVRLGQVGPRNRPKTGWASLTPTEHRVAKLVAEGHSNAAIGTQMVLSRRTVQSHVSSILTKLAAQSRVQIAIEFHRQR
- a CDS encoding amidase family protein; amino-acid sequence: MTTGRDSALWTRDAVSLAALIAEGAVTAAQVVEAHLERIEQVDSEIGALTTVFAETARAEAAAADRRGPTGPLHGVPVTVKNNLDVAGSPTTWGVAALGQAVATADAPAVSALRRAGAIVIGRTNMPDFATRWHTDNDEAGPTVNPWYPTRSPGGSSGGDAAAVAAGMTPLGLGTDFGGSLRIPAAFCGVASLRTTPGRVAVASSLPGAAPAPTNQLFAAPGPLARSVRDLTTALEVLSNSADVRDPGWIPVCDATDTALPAVAVTLGDDIDPQVRAAVLGCADALERAGYPVAELDPPQLGEVAADYGRLVSTEVVVQRREAMRRVGSAGLNTFMDAAIDLFPPLDLAGYMTALGERLTRRAAWSRFLAEHPIVLGPVSDELPWPVGYDLGGTAQVATMYAAHRLTIAANYLALPAVTVPAGVSAEGLPIGVQLITAPFAERRALTAAAHIEVAFPMPTPISPATDPTTRRPAPSQAPSSGSRTTW